The following are from one region of the Sandaracinus amylolyticus genome:
- the dnaE gene encoding DNA polymerase III subunit alpha → MSTPEFVHLHVHSEYSMLDGAIRLKALAKRVKELGQKAVALTDHHNMHGTLQFVGACKGEGIKPIVGCEINVQSAPRGEHKPCQHLVLLAGSQEGYLNLARIVSLGFVEGNHDGTPRVDLEVLSKYAKGLVGTTACMGGFLAQEVLLKGEDAGRRALASLRDVLEPGNLYVELQDHGFPESAPLNEVLVELARDLALPLVATNDAHYLERKDARAQLVLQCIGASRAYVDMERAHHGSHELFLKSSEEMVELFRHVPDAIRSTLEIAEKCGGACDPKSKPKLPRFKVPEGMTEADFLRHRAHEMLEGRFREIAETNRLINHDEYRKRLDFELGTIIQMGFPGYFLIVQDFINWAKDHNIPVGPGRGSGAGSLVAYALRITDLDPLQHSLLFERFLNPERVSMPDFDVDFCMDNRDKVIDYVRGKYGDTSVGQIATFHQLKSKSVVKDVGRALGMQPQDTARIASMVPDPVQGKTVPIAKAMEQEPKLKAAYEEDAQITDLLDTAMTLEDLNRHAGMHAAGIVISEGPLWDHVPVFCPEPNVYVTQYHKDDVEYAGLVKFDFLGLKTLTVIDIAVRLINLRPDRKDDAFDLARIPMDDRATFALLQSGETTNVFQLESQGMQNLFKKLRPDLFEDIVAAVALYRPGPLGTGMVDDFVQRKHGRVKVEYPDACLEPVLKDTYGVIVYQEQVMEIARTMAGYTLGGADLLRRAMGKKKAEEMAKQRATFIEGAQGRGHTAEQAGKIFDLVDYFAGYGFNKSHSAAYALITYQTAYLKAHYPVEFVCATLSADKDKIEKVVRTVAEARSMGITVLPPDVNESQIDFAVVYDPAEHAPKRRPDRPVSIGGTLRDPMRPKIRFGLGGVKGIGSNALEALFEARVEEGKEKPFTDLFDFTGRVDLRRVNKGVLEALVQSGAFDAPHDAMKISRAQAFSAIEAALERGKRVSADRASGQTSLFGLFDATAKASVDRATSSAFPQVSAWDMRELLQRERSALGFYVSGHPLDRYRSELARFGNANTGTLTGRDDGTEIRLGGVVEGYRERPTKTGGKIGFFHLEDADGRVEVIVRDREIEGAREVLQAGEPIYLEARLRWERDRDTPEEEQGAPEPKLTLMNVKPLAQALRERTKAVRVKVFVERVDAKKLRALRDTLKQHPGPCPVGLELASVERWSVSVPEVGLSVEPSDALLASLERLFGEKIVELR, encoded by the coding sequence ATGAGCACGCCGGAGTTCGTCCACCTCCACGTCCACTCCGAGTACTCGATGCTCGACGGCGCGATTCGCCTCAAGGCGCTCGCGAAACGCGTCAAAGAGCTGGGCCAGAAGGCGGTCGCGCTCACCGACCACCACAACATGCACGGCACGCTGCAGTTCGTCGGGGCGTGCAAGGGCGAGGGCATCAAGCCGATCGTCGGCTGCGAGATCAACGTGCAGTCCGCGCCGCGCGGCGAGCACAAGCCCTGTCAGCACCTCGTGCTGCTCGCGGGGAGCCAGGAGGGCTATCTCAACCTCGCGCGGATCGTCTCGCTCGGCTTCGTCGAGGGCAACCACGACGGAACGCCCCGCGTCGATCTCGAGGTGCTCTCGAAGTACGCGAAGGGCCTGGTCGGCACCACGGCGTGCATGGGCGGCTTCCTCGCGCAGGAGGTGCTGCTCAAGGGAGAAGACGCGGGACGCCGCGCGCTCGCGTCGCTGCGCGACGTGCTCGAGCCCGGCAATCTCTACGTCGAGCTGCAGGATCACGGCTTCCCCGAGAGCGCGCCGCTGAACGAGGTGCTCGTCGAGCTCGCGCGAGATCTCGCGCTGCCGCTCGTCGCGACCAACGACGCGCACTACCTCGAGCGCAAGGACGCGCGCGCGCAGCTCGTCCTGCAGTGCATCGGGGCGAGCCGCGCGTACGTCGACATGGAGCGCGCGCACCACGGCAGCCACGAGCTCTTCCTCAAGTCGAGCGAGGAGATGGTGGAGCTCTTCCGCCACGTGCCCGACGCGATCCGGAGCACGCTCGAGATCGCCGAGAAGTGCGGCGGCGCGTGCGACCCGAAGAGCAAGCCGAAGCTGCCGCGCTTCAAGGTGCCCGAGGGCATGACCGAGGCGGACTTCCTCCGCCATCGCGCGCACGAGATGCTCGAGGGGCGCTTCCGCGAGATCGCGGAGACGAACCGCCTCATCAACCACGACGAGTACAGGAAGCGCCTCGACTTCGAGCTCGGGACCATCATCCAGATGGGCTTCCCGGGTTACTTCCTGATCGTCCAGGACTTCATCAACTGGGCGAAGGATCACAACATCCCGGTGGGGCCCGGACGTGGCTCGGGCGCAGGCTCGCTCGTCGCGTACGCGCTGCGCATCACCGATCTCGATCCGCTGCAGCACAGCCTCCTGTTCGAGCGCTTCCTGAACCCGGAGCGCGTGTCCATGCCCGACTTCGACGTCGACTTCTGCATGGACAACCGCGACAAGGTCATCGACTACGTCCGCGGCAAGTACGGCGACACGTCGGTCGGACAGATCGCGACGTTCCACCAGCTCAAGAGCAAGAGCGTGGTGAAGGACGTGGGTCGCGCGCTCGGCATGCAGCCGCAGGACACCGCGCGCATCGCGTCGATGGTGCCCGATCCGGTGCAGGGCAAGACGGTGCCCATCGCGAAGGCGATGGAGCAGGAGCCCAAGCTCAAGGCGGCGTACGAGGAAGACGCGCAGATCACGGATCTCCTCGACACCGCGATGACGCTCGAGGATCTGAACCGCCACGCGGGCATGCACGCGGCGGGCATCGTGATCAGCGAGGGCCCGCTCTGGGATCACGTCCCGGTCTTCTGCCCCGAGCCGAACGTCTACGTCACGCAGTACCACAAGGACGACGTCGAGTACGCGGGCCTCGTCAAGTTCGACTTCCTCGGCCTCAAGACGCTCACCGTGATCGACATCGCGGTGCGCCTCATCAACCTGAGGCCGGACCGCAAGGACGATGCGTTCGATCTCGCGCGCATCCCGATGGACGACCGCGCGACGTTCGCACTGCTGCAATCGGGCGAGACGACGAACGTCTTCCAGCTCGAGTCGCAGGGCATGCAGAACCTGTTCAAGAAGCTGCGACCCGACCTGTTCGAAGACATCGTCGCGGCCGTCGCGCTCTATCGACCCGGTCCGCTCGGCACCGGCATGGTCGACGACTTCGTGCAGCGAAAGCACGGGCGCGTGAAGGTCGAGTACCCCGACGCGTGCCTCGAGCCCGTCCTGAAAGACACGTACGGCGTCATCGTCTATCAGGAGCAGGTCATGGAGATCGCCCGCACGATGGCGGGCTACACGCTCGGCGGCGCCGACCTCCTCCGCCGCGCGATGGGCAAGAAGAAGGCGGAGGAGATGGCCAAGCAGCGCGCGACCTTCATCGAAGGCGCGCAGGGCCGCGGCCACACCGCCGAGCAGGCGGGGAAGATCTTCGATCTCGTCGACTACTTCGCGGGCTACGGCTTCAACAAGTCGCACTCCGCGGCGTACGCGCTCATCACTTATCAAACTGCTTATCTCAAGGCGCACTACCCGGTCGAATTCGTCTGCGCGACGCTGAGTGCCGACAAGGACAAGATCGAGAAGGTCGTCCGCACGGTCGCGGAAGCGCGTTCGATGGGCATCACCGTGCTGCCGCCCGACGTGAACGAGTCGCAGATCGACTTCGCGGTCGTCTACGACCCGGCGGAGCACGCGCCGAAGCGTCGTCCGGATCGTCCGGTGTCGATCGGTGGCACGCTGCGCGATCCGATGCGCCCGAAGATCCGCTTCGGGTTGGGCGGCGTGAAGGGCATCGGCTCGAACGCGCTCGAGGCGCTCTTCGAGGCGCGTGTCGAGGAGGGCAAGGAGAAGCCCTTCACCGATCTCTTCGACTTCACCGGGCGCGTCGATCTGCGCCGCGTGAACAAGGGCGTGCTCGAGGCGCTCGTGCAGTCGGGCGCGTTCGACGCACCGCACGACGCGATGAAGATCTCGCGCGCCCAGGCGTTCTCGGCGATCGAGGCGGCGCTCGAGCGCGGCAAGCGCGTGAGCGCGGATCGCGCGAGCGGTCAGACCTCGCTCTTCGGGCTCTTCGACGCGACCGCGAAGGCGAGCGTCGATCGCGCGACGAGCTCGGCGTTCCCGCAGGTGAGCGCGTGGGACATGCGCGAGCTGCTGCAGCGCGAGCGCAGCGCGCTGGGCTTCTACGTCTCGGGGCACCCGCTCGATCGGTATCGCAGCGAGCTCGCGCGCTTCGGCAACGCGAACACCGGGACGCTCACCGGTCGCGACGACGGCACCGAGATCCGGCTCGGCGGCGTGGTCGAGGGCTACCGCGAGCGGCCGACGAAGACCGGCGGGAAGATCGGCTTCTTCCACCTCGAGGACGCCGACGGGCGGGTCGAGGTCATCGTGCGCGACCGCGAGATCGAGGGTGCGCGCGAGGTGCTCCAGGCGGGCGAGCCGATCTATCTGGAGGCGCGCCTGCGCTGGGAGCGCGATCGCGACACGCCGGAAGAGGAACAGGGCGCCCCCGAGCCGAAGCTCACGCTGATGAACGTGAAGCCGCTGGCGCAAGCGTTGCGCGAGCGGACGAAAGCGGTGCGCGTGAAGGTGTTCGTGGAGCGCGTCGACGCGAAGAAGCTGCGCGCGCTCCGCGACACGCTGAAGCAGCACCCCGGGCCCTGCCCGGTCGGGCTCGAGCTCGCGAGCGTCGAGCGATGGAGCGTGTCGGTGCCCGAGGTGGGCCTGAGCGTGGAGCCGAGCGACGCGCTGCTCGCGTCGCTGGAGCGCCTCTTCGGCGAAAAGATCGTCGAGCTCAGGTAG
- a CDS encoding prepilin peptidase, translating into MLASELPAWMARLVAFVFGALWGSFFNVAIYRWPREMSVVSPPSHCPACGKPIPAWRNIPLLAYLVQRGKAACCGARMTPRYFFVELLSGVIAVAIAERFVVNAEPMTDLGDAAIETLLWFVFAGGLIIATFVDLEWMEIPDEVSIGGTALALATATWRPSVPLEEVALGAGAGFLVVQLLLVWSWERLTGERGMGEGDSKLAMYIGAFLGWRGALFALVAGSFQGIVAWVIARAAGAKIGPSTDHSHEEDVAKDEPAKDEEKKEDEEDAHPSRRIPFGPFLALGAIEFLFFGGAIVDWYLSFFE; encoded by the coding sequence ATGCTCGCTTCCGAGCTCCCTGCGTGGATGGCACGTCTCGTCGCGTTCGTGTTCGGCGCGCTCTGGGGCAGCTTCTTCAACGTCGCGATCTATCGCTGGCCGCGCGAGATGTCGGTGGTGAGCCCGCCGAGCCACTGCCCGGCGTGCGGCAAGCCGATCCCCGCGTGGCGCAACATCCCGCTGCTCGCGTACCTCGTGCAGCGCGGGAAGGCCGCGTGCTGCGGCGCGCGCATGACGCCGCGCTACTTCTTCGTCGAGCTGCTCTCGGGCGTGATCGCGGTCGCGATCGCGGAGCGCTTCGTGGTGAACGCCGAGCCGATGACCGACCTCGGCGATGCCGCGATCGAGACGCTGCTCTGGTTCGTGTTCGCAGGCGGGCTGATCATCGCGACGTTCGTCGATCTCGAGTGGATGGAGATCCCCGACGAGGTGTCGATCGGCGGCACCGCGCTGGCGCTCGCGACCGCGACGTGGCGTCCGAGCGTGCCGCTCGAGGAGGTCGCGCTCGGCGCGGGCGCCGGGTTCCTCGTCGTTCAGCTGCTGCTGGTGTGGAGCTGGGAGCGGCTCACCGGCGAGCGCGGGATGGGCGAAGGCGACTCGAAGCTCGCGATGTACATCGGCGCGTTCCTCGGCTGGCGCGGCGCGCTCTTCGCGCTGGTCGCGGGATCGTTCCAGGGGATCGTCGCGTGGGTGATCGCGCGCGCCGCGGGCGCGAAGATCGGCCCGAGCACCGATCACTCGCACGAAGAAGACGTCGCGAAGGACGAGCCCGCGAAGGACGAGGAGAAGAAAGAAGACGAAGAGGACGCGCATCCCTCGCGGCGCATCCCCTTCGGCCCCTTCCTCGCGCTCGGCGCGATCGAATTCCTCTTCTTCGGCGGCGCGATCGTCGACTGGTATCTGTCGTTCTTCGAGTGA
- a CDS encoding glycoside hydrolase family 16 protein, producing the protein MVQRVARARIASTSHVLLAASLLGACAPLDDTDLESTQEALSTRISGVTLRATLGNRFVGALDNGGGGVVATATVADAWERFDLVDVDGGALESGDTVHLRTGSGHYLQAANGGGSSLNAASRTASGWETFRIVKDGAGVIRSGDVIGLQAITSGHWVSAELGGEGPVHAYGAALGAWERFAIQLGAIDVEGTRVAGVTFRAAGSDRFVGAVDNGGGAVVASASVADAWETFTLIDGNGGALQSGDLVAVVTGNGRFFRAVDGGGAALDAAGVEALDWETFRIVREAGSGVVRSGDVVGLQALASGAWVLAENGGGAAVHAYGAAYGAWERFVVGIGPSWRLVWSDEFDGTTLDESKWVYEVQRPGWVNNELQSYTDRRRENVRVEDGHLVIEARRDFFGGEYSSGRIKTQGRASWTYGRFEARIQVPGGWGTWPAFWMMPDDQHRGWPACGEIDIMEHVGYDADVVHATTHTLAYNWRSPNQRTSQTRVPGATSGYHVYAAEWTPDRIDFYVDGVRYYTSPNDRTGDDAWPFDKRFHIILNLAVGGDWGGARGVDPNVWPQRMLVDYVRVYQR; encoded by the coding sequence ATGGTCCAACGCGTCGCCCGAGCGCGCATCGCATCGACGTCCCACGTGCTGCTCGCGGCCAGCCTCCTCGGCGCGTGCGCGCCTCTCGACGACACCGATCTCGAGAGCACCCAGGAAGCGCTCTCGACGCGGATCTCCGGCGTGACGCTGCGCGCGACGCTGGGCAATCGCTTCGTCGGCGCGCTCGACAACGGCGGCGGCGGCGTGGTCGCCACCGCGACCGTCGCGGACGCGTGGGAGCGCTTCGACCTCGTCGACGTCGACGGTGGCGCGCTCGAGAGCGGCGACACCGTGCACCTGCGCACCGGGAGCGGCCACTACCTCCAGGCCGCCAACGGCGGAGGCAGCTCGCTCAACGCCGCGAGCCGGACCGCGAGCGGATGGGAGACCTTCCGCATCGTGAAGGACGGCGCCGGCGTCATCCGGAGCGGCGACGTCATCGGCCTCCAGGCGATCACGTCGGGGCACTGGGTCTCGGCCGAGCTCGGCGGGGAAGGGCCGGTGCACGCCTACGGAGCCGCGCTCGGCGCGTGGGAGCGCTTCGCGATCCAGCTCGGCGCCATCGACGTCGAGGGCACGCGGGTGGCGGGCGTGACGTTTCGCGCGGCGGGCTCGGATCGCTTCGTCGGCGCCGTCGACAACGGCGGCGGCGCGGTGGTCGCGTCGGCGAGCGTCGCCGACGCGTGGGAGACGTTCACGCTGATCGACGGCAACGGCGGCGCGCTGCAGAGCGGCGATCTCGTCGCGGTGGTGACCGGCAACGGCCGCTTCTTCCGGGCGGTCGACGGTGGCGGCGCCGCGCTCGACGCAGCGGGCGTGGAGGCGCTCGACTGGGAGACGTTCCGCATCGTGCGCGAGGCCGGCTCCGGCGTCGTGCGCAGCGGCGACGTCGTGGGCCTGCAAGCCCTCGCGTCGGGCGCGTGGGTCTTGGCCGAGAACGGCGGCGGCGCCGCGGTGCACGCGTACGGCGCGGCGTACGGCGCGTGGGAGCGCTTCGTCGTCGGCATCGGGCCGAGCTGGCGCCTCGTGTGGTCCGACGAGTTCGACGGCACGACGCTCGACGAGTCGAAGTGGGTCTACGAAGTCCAGCGCCCCGGCTGGGTGAACAACGAGCTCCAGAGCTACACCGACCGCCGCCGCGAGAACGTGCGCGTCGAGGACGGCCACCTCGTGATCGAGGCGCGCCGCGACTTCTTCGGCGGCGAGTACTCGTCGGGCCGCATCAAGACCCAGGGGCGCGCCAGCTGGACCTACGGTCGCTTCGAAGCGCGCATCCAGGTCCCCGGAGGCTGGGGCACGTGGCCGGCGTTCTGGATGATGCCCGACGATCAGCACCGCGGATGGCCCGCGTGCGGCGAGATCGACATCATGGAGCACGTCGGATACGACGCCGACGTCGTCCACGCGACGACCCACACGCTCGCGTACAACTGGCGGAGCCCGAACCAGCGCACCTCGCAGACGCGCGTGCCGGGCGCGACCAGCGGCTACCACGTGTACGCCGCGGAGTGGACCCCGGACCGCATCGACTTCTACGTCGACGGCGTCCGCTACTACACGTCGCCCAACGATCGAACCGGCGACGACGCGTGGCCGTTCGACAAGCGCTTCCACATCATCCTGAACCTCGCGGTCGGCGGCGACTGGGGCGGCGCGCGCGGCGTGGATCCGAACGTCTGGCCGCAGCGGATGCTCGTCGACTACGTGCGCGTGTACCAGCGCTGA
- a CDS encoding GNAT family N-acetyltransferase — translation MTDLSFARAGAEHHARFEEIRAAAFAPVFASFRAILGDELYALAQARDDAAQPALLASLLLPDSGWEVYAATRDGIVVGFVSVRLDDATKAGEIGLNAVHPDHGGHGIGTAMYDFALARMREAGMRVATVSTGGDPSHAPARRAYEKAGFDAQIPSVWMCRAL, via the coding sequence ATGACCGATCTCTCGTTCGCGCGCGCCGGCGCCGAGCACCACGCGCGCTTCGAGGAGATCCGCGCGGCGGCGTTCGCGCCCGTGTTCGCGTCGTTCCGCGCGATCCTCGGGGACGAGCTCTACGCGCTCGCGCAAGCACGCGACGATGCGGCGCAGCCTGCGCTGCTGGCCTCGTTGCTGCTGCCCGACTCCGGCTGGGAGGTCTACGCGGCCACGCGCGACGGGATCGTCGTCGGGTTCGTCTCGGTGCGGCTCGACGATGCGACGAAGGCCGGCGAGATCGGGCTCAACGCCGTTCACCCCGATCACGGCGGGCACGGCATCGGCACCGCGATGTACGACTTCGCCCTGGCCCGCATGCGCGAGGCGGGCATGCGCGTCGCCACCGTCTCGACCGGCGGCGATCCCAGCCACGCACCGGCGCGCCGCGCGTACGAGAAGGCAGGCTTCGACGCGCAGATCCCGAGCGTGTGGATGTGCCGCGCGCTGTGA
- a CDS encoding class I SAM-dependent methyltransferase, which produces MGLDALPDDGPELPPDCVPYLPCSADVLLRVVDEASIGASDVFVDVGAGIGRAAACVNLITGATAIGLEIQPRLVRAAREMAEGLRLSRAAFIVGDAVELTRSLPSGTVFFLYCPFGGRRLASWLAALDPIARSRPIRICCVDLTLPPRPWLTCTSITGELAIYRSMA; this is translated from the coding sequence TTGGGGCTCGACGCACTCCCCGACGACGGGCCCGAGCTCCCGCCCGACTGCGTTCCGTATCTGCCGTGCTCGGCCGACGTGCTGCTGCGTGTCGTCGACGAGGCGTCGATCGGCGCATCGGACGTGTTCGTCGACGTCGGCGCGGGGATCGGACGAGCCGCGGCGTGCGTGAACCTGATCACGGGCGCCACGGCGATCGGTCTCGAGATCCAGCCTCGGCTCGTCCGGGCCGCGCGCGAGATGGCGGAGGGCCTTCGCCTGTCGCGCGCGGCGTTCATCGTGGGTGACGCAGTGGAGCTCACCCGCTCTCTTCCGAGCGGAACGGTGTTCTTTCTCTACTGTCCGTTCGGTGGCCGGCGTCTCGCGAGCTGGCTGGCCGCGCTCGATCCGATCGCGCGCTCGAGGCCCATTCGGATCTGCTGCGTCGATCTCACGCTGCCACCGCGTCCGTGGCTCACGTGCACCTCGATCACCGGCGAGCTCGCGATCTACCGAAGCATGGCGTGA
- a CDS encoding class I SAM-dependent methyltransferase, whose protein sequence is MRPWLRVPGDWRRPDERAAYLTYWCDRCAFGMLHPSPTPDEVARAYDLDYYTHDPHWGRPRRRTLEQRVREHLAWRADRRKPTPDALADVLSGPPLRICEIGCGNGLAAGRMRDLGHHLTCVEIDPAARAIARERGLDVHEGTAERLPAALDGRRFDVVVMIHVLEHCVDPVAAMANVARLLEPSGRFVCEVPNNACRALERSGPAWAWFDVPRHLLFFSERSLRGLCGAQRLHVEEVRYTGYYRQIAEPWVDEEQRIHDALYARGSNGFARNSARRAWGLLARTAFAPAARKYDSVMIVARAT, encoded by the coding sequence ATGCGCCCCTGGCTGCGCGTGCCCGGCGACTGGCGGCGCCCCGACGAGCGCGCCGCGTACCTGACGTACTGGTGCGATCGCTGCGCGTTCGGGATGTTGCACCCGAGCCCGACGCCGGACGAGGTCGCTCGCGCGTACGACCTCGACTACTACACCCACGATCCGCACTGGGGCCGACCGCGCCGCCGCACGCTAGAGCAGCGCGTGCGCGAGCACCTCGCGTGGCGCGCCGACCGCCGCAAGCCCACGCCCGACGCGCTCGCGGACGTGCTCTCGGGCCCGCCGCTGCGCATCTGCGAGATCGGCTGCGGCAACGGGCTCGCGGCCGGTCGCATGCGCGACCTCGGACACCACCTGACATGCGTCGAGATCGATCCCGCCGCGCGCGCGATCGCCCGCGAGCGCGGGCTCGACGTGCACGAAGGCACGGCCGAGCGGCTCCCCGCAGCGCTCGACGGACGGCGCTTCGACGTGGTCGTCATGATCCACGTGCTCGAGCACTGCGTGGATCCCGTCGCCGCGATGGCGAACGTCGCGCGCCTGCTGGAGCCCTCGGGCCGCTTCGTGTGCGAGGTGCCGAACAACGCGTGCCGCGCGCTCGAGCGATCGGGCCCGGCGTGGGCGTGGTTCGACGTGCCGCGCCACCTCCTGTTCTTCAGCGAGCGCAGCCTGCGCGGGCTCTGCGGCGCGCAGCGCCTGCACGTCGAGGAAGTCCGCTACACCGGCTACTACCGGCAGATCGCGGAGCCCTGGGTCGACGAGGAGCAGCGCATCCACGACGCGCTCTACGCGCGCGGGTCGAACGGCTTCGCGCGCAACAGCGCGCGCCGCGCGTGGGGCCTGCTCGCGCGCACCGCGTTCGCGCCCGCCGCGCGGAAGTACGACTCGGTGATGATCGTCGCGCGCGCTACCTGA
- a CDS encoding arylsulfatase, whose protein sequence is MANDYDEYEPGKPFPGRIGMTVDESTPAWPVARRAKDGAPNVLVFVLDDVGFGQLSCFGGLCKTPNLDRLAARGLRYTNMQTTALCSPTRGALLTGRNHHTIGLSAITELSMGFPAHNGMVGFEHGFLSEMLLEHGYNTFAVGKWHLTPPEETTQAGPFTRWPLGRGFERYYGFLGGDTDQWHPDLTEDNRSVTPPRTPEEGYHLNADLADRAIQMIQDADASAPEKPFFLYYATGAGHAPHHVEKSWIDRYRGRFDMGWDEYRKQVFARQLEMGLIPANTKLSARDPDVPAWDGLSPDEKRMYARQMEVYAAFLSQTDHHFGRILECLERIGELDNTLVIAISDNGASAEGGVHGTFNEVLFFNGVPERLEDNLQHYDDWGGPDTFPHYAWGWTWAGDTPFRRWKRETYRGGTSDPCIVSWPRGIPAAGEIRTQYLHVIDIVPTILEKLGLEAPETIRGVTQSPIEGVSFAHTLDDAAAPTKHLTQYFEMFGHRAIHHDGWRAVCPFPGPSLTEGASRGWQFGATSLTREVLEELDRSGWELYHLDEDPSETRNLAAEQPEMLRSMIRRWYVEAGRYGVMPLAAGDVKRINVPRPTVARPRDRYVLQPGGAPIPFAAAPRVYNRPHSITAKVRIPDGGAEGVILAHGNRHGGYSLYVADGRLHHVHNYLGLHKMKVSSNVVLPSGEHTLRYEFEPTGAPDLAVGKGVPGRSQLYLDGRLVGSVVLPFTVPTVFGVAGLSCGRDHYDSVVPSEYRPPFAFTGELVQVVIDLSGELTRDPQRDIDRLMAQQ, encoded by the coding sequence ATGGCGAACGACTACGACGAGTACGAGCCCGGCAAGCCGTTCCCGGGTCGCATCGGCATGACGGTGGACGAGTCCACGCCGGCGTGGCCCGTGGCCCGGCGCGCGAAGGACGGCGCGCCGAACGTGCTCGTCTTCGTGCTCGACGACGTCGGCTTCGGACAGCTCTCGTGCTTCGGCGGGCTCTGCAAGACGCCGAACCTCGACCGTCTCGCGGCGCGTGGCCTGCGCTACACGAACATGCAGACCACCGCGCTCTGCTCGCCGACGCGAGGGGCGCTGCTGACCGGGCGCAACCACCACACGATCGGCCTCTCCGCGATCACCGAGCTCTCGATGGGATTTCCCGCGCACAACGGGATGGTGGGGTTCGAGCACGGATTCTTGTCGGAGATGCTGCTCGAGCACGGATACAACACGTTCGCCGTCGGCAAATGGCATCTCACGCCGCCCGAGGAGACCACGCAGGCTGGCCCCTTCACCCGCTGGCCGCTCGGTCGCGGGTTCGAGCGCTACTACGGGTTCCTCGGCGGCGACACCGACCAATGGCATCCCGATCTCACCGAGGACAACCGCTCGGTCACGCCTCCGCGCACGCCGGAGGAGGGCTATCACCTCAATGCCGATCTCGCCGACCGCGCGATCCAGATGATCCAGGACGCCGACGCGAGCGCGCCCGAGAAGCCCTTCTTCCTCTACTACGCGACCGGCGCCGGGCACGCGCCGCACCACGTCGAGAAGTCGTGGATCGATCGTTATCGAGGCCGCTTCGACATGGGCTGGGACGAATACCGGAAGCAGGTGTTCGCGCGGCAGCTCGAGATGGGATTGATCCCCGCGAACACCAAGCTCTCGGCGCGCGATCCCGACGTGCCCGCGTGGGACGGCCTCTCGCCCGACGAGAAGCGGATGTACGCGCGGCAGATGGAGGTCTACGCGGCGTTCCTCAGCCAGACCGACCACCACTTCGGCCGCATCCTCGAATGCCTCGAGCGCATCGGAGAGCTCGACAACACGCTCGTCATCGCGATCTCCGACAACGGCGCGAGCGCCGAGGGCGGCGTCCACGGCACGTTCAACGAGGTGCTGTTCTTCAACGGCGTGCCCGAGCGCCTCGAGGACAATCTCCAGCACTACGACGACTGGGGCGGTCCCGACACGTTCCCGCACTACGCCTGGGGCTGGACGTGGGCCGGCGACACGCCGTTCCGGAGGTGGAAGCGCGAGACCTATCGCGGCGGCACGAGCGACCCGTGCATCGTGTCCTGGCCGCGCGGCATCCCCGCGGCGGGCGAGATCCGCACGCAGTACCTGCACGTGATCGACATCGTCCCGACCATCCTCGAGAAGCTCGGCCTCGAGGCGCCGGAGACGATCCGCGGCGTCACGCAGTCGCCCATCGAAGGCGTCAGCTTCGCGCACACGCTCGACGATGCAGCCGCGCCGACCAAGCACCTGACTCAGTACTTCGAGATGTTCGGACATCGCGCGATCCATCACGACGGTTGGCGCGCAGTCTGTCCCTTCCCCGGTCCGAGCCTGACCGAGGGTGCCAGTCGAGGGTGGCAGTTCGGCGCGACGTCACTGACGCGCGAAGTGCTCGAAGAGCTCGATCGCAGCGGCTGGGAGCTCTACCACCTCGACGAGGATCCGTCGGAGACGCGCAACCTCGCGGCGGAGCAGCCGGAGATGCTCCGCAGCATGATCCGGCGCTGGTACGTCGAGGCCGGTCGGTACGGCGTGATGCCGCTCGCGGCGGGCGACGTGAAGCGCATCAACGTCCCGCGGCCGACGGTCGCGCGGCCCCGCGATCGCTACGTGCTCCAGCCCGGCGGGGCGCCGATTCCGTTCGCCGCCGCGCCCCGCGTGTACAACCGCCCGCACAGCATCACTGCCAAGGTGCGGATCCCGGACGGCGGCGCAGAGGGCGTGATCCTCGCGCACGGAAATCGGCACGGCGGATATTCGCTCTACGTCGCCGACGGCCGGCTGCATCACGTCCACAACTACCTCGGGCTCCACAAGATGAAGGTGAGCTCGAATGTCGTGCTGCCCTCGGGCGAGCACACGCTGCGCTACGAATTCGAGCCCACCGGAGCGCCGGATCTCGCGGTCGGCAAGGGTGTGCCGGGGCGCAGTCAGCTCTACCTGGACGGTCGTCTCGTGGGCAGCGTCGTGCTCCCGTTCACCGTGCCCACCGTGTTCGGCGTCGCGGGGCTGAGCTGCGGGCGCGACCACTACGACTCGGTGGTTCCTTCCGAATACCGTCCGCCGTTCGCCTTCACCGGCGAGCTCGTCCAGGTGGTGATCGACCTGTCCGGAGAGCTGACTCGCGATCCGCAGCGCGACATCGATCGTCTCATGGCGCAGCAGTGA